The following is a genomic window from Oscillospiraceae bacterium.
CTGACCTGCCATTTCCCAAAAGCTTCCGTACGGATAGTTGCGCCCGTCGCGTATTCCCAAAAAGTTCAATTCCAACGGAACATTATACTCGCGGGAGTTAACACATATTCTACGCATTTTTTCGTTATATACCGCTTCGTTCCCCGTAAATCTCACCATATCGGGATGTGCAATATATGTGAATACGCCGCTTTTAATACCTGAAACAATACAATTTACATACTCTTCGAGCACCCCTTCATCTTCGGTTCTCTTGTTGCAATGAATTCCGTCGGGAAGCTCCTCGTGCATGTAATGCTCGCCCAGAATCAGATATTCCGCTCCGCTTTTTTTGACAAAATTGAACATATCATTGAACTTTTCAGGGTAATATTCCATTTCAAAGCCGATTTTGATGTCAATCTTGTCCTTATATTTTTCACGAAGACCGGTGAGCATGGAAAAATATTCCCCTACCCTTGCCGTCGGTACTCTGTAACCTGCTTCCTTTCCGCATGAGCATATAAATGGTGCATGATCTGAAAATCCCATGTGCGTTATTCCGCAATCAATTGCTCTGAGTATATACTCCTCGGGCGTTCCGGTAGCATGGGAGCACATAAAGGTATGTGTGTGGTAGTTGTATGTCATGATATTGCCTTTCCTGATTTACACTCTGAAAAATTCCTCGCCCAGTTTTTCAAGTATTGCCTTTGCAAGGTTTATACCGGCAACCTGGGCACCCGCTCCGTCGGGATGAACGCCGTCGATAAAGGTAATATTCCAGTCCTTGGTTTCCACAACGGTTATATTCTCATATTCCTCGGTTACAAAGCGGATAAGACCTGCCTTCTGCTGACCGAAGGGAATTGCATAGAAAATGGGAGTGGAGGGATACTTCTCAACCATGACATCCAGCGCCTTTTTAAGTTCGTTTTTAAACTGGTTATCTGCGAACCGTGAGTCGTTTGTACCGTGGTTAATAACGATAACATCGGGAACAAAACCCTCGATCTCGCTTACGTTTTCGCTGATATTGGTAATGGCGTTGATAAAGGTGTTAAAGGAGCCGACGGAAATAATACCCGTAGCGCCATAGCCCACACTGTGAGTAACCGCGCCCAGCATTTTTGAGCAATAATAAGGATATGCATGAGTAGCGCTGTTTCCGTCGCTGTCTGCAAGCATATTGAGGGCACGTATGCCTTCGGTTATGCTGTCGCCGTAGTACGCAATAACCTTGTTCTGAGGAATTATTCCGTAAACCTTACCGTCATTTACCGTAATATCCTTAAGTGCAAAACCCTTTTCCTCAACCCATTTGCCTTCGCCCTCGGTCATACCGTCCGCCCATATACAAACCGTATGTTT
Proteins encoded in this region:
- a CDS encoding PHP domain-containing protein, which codes for MTYNYHTHTFMCSHATGTPEEYILRAIDCGITHMGFSDHAPFICSCGKEAGYRVPTARVGEYFSMLTGLREKYKDKIDIKIGFEMEYYPEKFNDMFNFVKKSGAEYLILGEHYMHEELPDGIHCNKRTEDEGVLEEYVNCIVSGIKSGVFTYIAHPDMVRFTGNEAVYNEKMRRICVNSREYNVPLELNFLGIRDGRNYPYGSFWEMAGQEKCPVVFGFDAHDVNAAFDGESLKKAYEMVEKYGLNYIGRPTVTDIQKKDV